The genomic interval ATCCACCCTCAACCGGATTGCTTTTCTGGTCCTGCAGCCCCCGCTGATTTTTTTGCTGTTGTCTCAGGTTGATCTGGCCTCATTTTATTATCTGGCGATCCTGACCTATGGGGCGGGGCAAGCGGTTATTTTTCTGGCCTCATTCACGCTATGCCGTTATGTGCTGAAACATGATGTGCTGGAGTCCTGGCTGTTGGCCATGGCCACAATTTTTGTCAACTCGCTGCTCTATATCTGGCCCATTTCGACACTTATCTATGGCGAGACAGGCAATGTGCCCATAGTTGCGATTTTAACTTGGGATGCGGCGATCATCTTTGCCTTTTTTGTGATTTCAACAGACCTGCTGGTGCATAAATCTGCCTCTATGGCTATGTCTGTCAAGCGGCTGGCCAAAAATCCGGTCCTGCTGACCATTATGTGCGCAATCCTCTTCAATCTTTCAGGCCTGCAGCTGATAGCCCCGGTGCAGACTGCCCTGGAATTCTTAAGCGCTGGAACCGCCGCAATCACCTTGTTTGCCTTAGGAGTCATTTTATCCGCAACCAGCCTTATGCCTTCAAAAACGGTAACCTTGTTATCTGCTGCAAAGCTGTTTGGCTTGCCTGTGCTGGTCGCAGGCCTGTTGGGGGTCGGCGACTGGCCTTTACAGTGGGACCAGCTGTTAACCCTGAACGCGGCCGGGCCGTCCGGGGCAATGGCCTTTGCAATCGCCATGCTGTATGGGGTGAACACCGCACGAATTGCGCCAGTCATTATCTGGACATCGGTCTTATCTTTATTCACGCTGGCCTGGCTGGCCTGAGGTCCGCTTTAAAAGGACGAGCAGTATATGAGCATATTTTGCTGTTGAGCTTGCCCAGAGTGAGGCTATAACCAGTAAGAGATTACCATATGAATGCGCGATCTGAATGTGCGATCTGAATGCGCGGGGGATAAGCCATGGCAGAATTAACAATTGTTCACCTTGACAGAGGCTCTATCGGCCCGGATGTTGATTTGCGCAAACCTGGCTGTGCGCATCACTGGATCAGTTATGATGTCACACCAAAAGATGAGGTTATCCCCCGCCTTGCCTCTGCTGATGTGGCGATTGTGAATAAGATTGAGCTTGATCAGGCCACCCTTGATCAGCTGCCTCGTTTAAAAATGATTGCCATTTCCGCGACCGGGTTTGACAAGATTGATATTGAAACCTGCCGCAAAAAAGGCATCGTTGTTTCAAATATACGTGGCTATGCCAAACATAGCGTGCCCGAACATGCATTTGCATTGATGTTAGCGCTCAGGCGGGGGCTGAAAGGCTATACTTCAGATCTGCAGCAGGGGCTGTGGCAGGCAGGTCCGCAATTTTGTCTGTTCACCCAACCTGTGGCTGATCTGTATGGGGCCACTTTAGGGGTGATCGGCAGTGGTGTGATTGGCAGCCATGTTGCCCGTATCGCTGAAGCTTTCGGCATGACGGTGCTGAAGGCAGGCCGCAAGGGGGCTGCGGGCCTGCCTGAGGGCTATACAGCGTTTGATGAGGTGATTTGCCGATCTGATGTGATCTCGTTGCATTGCCCGCTGACACCAGAGACACATCACCTGATCGCAGCAGCTGAGCTAAAGCAGATGAAGCAAACCGCCCTTATCCTGAATACGTCACGTGGCGGGCTGATCAATGAAACAGATTTAATTGACGCCTTAAAAACCAACCAGATTGCCGGTGCAGGTATTGATGTGGTCAGCAGCGAGCCGCCACCGGCAGATCATATTTTCTTCGCCCATCTGGATTTGCCCAATTTCATCTTAACCCCACATACGGGCTGGGCCTCAAATGAGGCTATGCAGGTATTATGGGAACAGCTGATCAGCCATATCGACCAGTTCGCGGCCGGCAGCCCGACAAATAATCTATGTGCTGAGTAAGAAATGCGGCAAAAATTTAACGCAGAAGACAAACGAATCCTGCGGCAGTTCACCATCAGCATCGGGCTGGCGATTGTGGCCGTGATTGTGGTTATCTGGCTTGTCTGAGGGCTATTTCACCCAAGTGGAATAGCGTTTGCGCTGGCCTTCAATATCTGTGCGCATAAATTCCGAAAAAACCGTCGCCAGGCCATTATAGGCCGCCCGGTTCTGTTTCAGTACCGCATCCAGCGGAATCACCACATCGCCATCTTTGCGCAGATAGGGCTTTTCGTAATTCGGGAAGCTTTCAACCAGCTTATAAAGGGCTTTCAGAAGCTCTTTTTCCTGTTCTGCATTTTCAGCAGCGGTGCGCTTTTTTTCCTGATAATATTCAGACATTTCTGCCTCCGGTTCGGGGTTGCTGTTAAAGAATAACGGCATGATTTCACAGTTTGTCAGTGACGCCAGCCCGCCGCCCGCCTTGCCGGGATTGAAGCGCAAACGAATGGAATTTTCGCTTTTGAATTTTTCTAATGTTACAGAATTTTCGGCCCTTACATTATTCTGGGTCGGCATCAGAAACCTGTTAAAGCCATTATTAAACGCAAAACGGCGCCAGAAGGCGCCGCATGCATCGAGTTCAAATGGTGGAGCGTACT from SAR116 cluster alpha proteobacterium HIMB100 carries:
- a CDS encoding lactate dehydrogenase-like oxidoreductase (PFAM: D-isomer specific 2-hydroxyacid dehydrogenase, NAD binding domain; D-isomer specific 2-hydroxyacid dehydrogenase, catalytic domain); this encodes MAELTIVHLDRGSIGPDVDLRKPGCAHHWISYDVTPKDEVIPRLASADVAIVNKIELDQATLDQLPRLKMIAISATGFDKIDIETCRKKGIVVSNIRGYAKHSVPEHAFALMLALRRGLKGYTSDLQQGLWQAGPQFCLFTQPVADLYGATLGVIGSGVIGSHVARIAEAFGMTVLKAGRKGAAGLPEGYTAFDEVICRSDVISLHCPLTPETHHLIAAAELKQMKQTALILNTSRGGLINETDLIDALKTNQIAGAGIDVVSSEPPPADHIFFAHLDLPNFILTPHTGWASNEAMQVLWEQLISHIDQFAAGSPTNNLCAE
- a CDS encoding putative permease (PFAM: Membrane transport protein), with amino-acid sequence MFEILVNDILPVFSVLVLGFLLGKQKVVSGDEASTLNRIAFLVLQPPLIFLLLSQVDLASFYYLAILTYGAGQAVIFLASFTLCRYVLKHDVLESWLLAMATIFVNSLLYIWPISTLIYGETGNVPIVAILTWDAAIIFAFFVISTDLLVHKSASMAMSVKRLAKNPVLLTIMCAILFNLSGLQLIAPVQTALEFLSAGTAAITLFALGVILSATSLMPSKTVTLLSAAKLFGLPVLVAGLLGVGDWPLQWDQLLTLNAAGPSGAMAFAIAMLYGVNTARIAPVIIWTSVLSLFTLAWLA